One stretch of Hevea brasiliensis isolate MT/VB/25A 57/8 chromosome 12, ASM3005281v1, whole genome shotgun sequence DNA includes these proteins:
- the LOC110654316 gene encoding protein CUP-SHAPED COTYLEDON 3, translating to MLAMEELLFELTGEDRNEQGLPPGFRFHPTDEELITFYLASKVFHGSFCGVEIAEVDLNRCEPWELPDVAKMGEREWYFFSLRDRKYPTGLRTNRATGAGYWKATGKDREVYSASSGALLGMKKTLVFYKGRAPRGEKTKWVMHEYRLDGDFSHRHTCKEEWVICRIFHKNGEKKNGLVQGQGFLLEAASPPISSSLPPLLEAPSTILGCQAQASTGALQNHFLIHHRESDLKSLLLSPLVSQCHNVVSANGLFQPISPAPIAINTRETNKNIDTNTANNPSPSMLFNSLSHQDCTLKEQSTIPKQCKTEENFSYFQLPDANLNWEDKVHPSPYIQYPLYSDMDCNVLGISAAAIDSDITTHEMSTSIAFNRAGFQMMMLDTSFRLPAESWPVDS from the exons ATGTTGGCCATGGAAGAGCTTCTGTTTGAACTCACTGGGGAAGATAGAAACGAGCAAGGTTTGCCTCCAGGGTTTAGATTCCACCCAACTGATGAAGAGCTTATAACATTCTATCTTGCTTCAAAGGTCTTTCATGGGAGCTTTTGTGGAGTGGAAATCGCTGAAGTTGACCTCAACAGATGCGAGCCCTGGGAGCTTCCAG ATGTGGCAAAAATGGGGGAGAGGGAGTGGTACTTCTTCAGCCTGAGGGACAGGAAGTACCCAACAGGGCTGAGAACAAATAGAGCAACCGGAGCTGGGTACTGGAAGGCCACAGGCAAAGATAGGGAAGTGTACAGTGCCTCGAGCGGTGCTTTACTTGGCATGAAAAAGACCCTCGTTTTCTACAAGGGCAGAGCTCCCAGAGGCGAGAAGACCAAGTGGGTCATGCACGAGTACCGCTTGGACGGTGATTTCTCCCACCGCCACACGTGCAAG GAGGAATGGGTGATTTGCAGGATATTTCACAAAAATGGGGAGAAGAAAAATGGCCTTGTGCAAGGGCAAGGCTTCCTCTTGGAAGCTGCTTCCCCACCCATCTCTAGTTCCTTGCCTCCATTGCTTGAAGCCCCATCGACAATATTAGGATGTCAAGCTCAGGCTTCAACGGGGGCCCTCCAAAATCATTTTCTGATTCACCACCGAGAAAGTGATCTCAAAAGTTTACTTCTAAGTCCCCTAGTCTCCCAATGTCACAATGTAGTCTCAGCAAACGGGTTATTCCAACCGATTTCACCAGCTCCCATCGCAATCAATACCAGAGAAACAAACAAGAACATAGACACAAACACAGCCAACAACCCGTCACCATCGATGCTCTTCAATTCCCTCTCGCATCAAGATTGCACTTTGAAGGAACAATCCACTATTCCAAAACAGTGCAAAACAGAGGAAAACTTTTCCTATTTTCAACTACCTGATGCTAACTTGAACTGGGAGGATAAGGTTCATCCAAGCCCATACATTCAATATCCCTTGTATTCTGATATGGATTGCAATGTCTTGGGGATCTCAGCAGCTGCCATTGATTCAGACATTACTACCCATGAGATGTCCACTTCAATTGCTTTCAACAGGGCCGGCTTTCAGATGATGATGTTAGATACTTCCTTCAGACTCCCTGCAGAATCTTGGCCAGTAGATTCTTAA
- the LOC110654315 gene encoding uncharacterized protein LOC110654315 produces the protein MENSSEQMARKTDNEDKNKEGLPLESSPYLKYSDLEDYKRQAYGTEGHQEVKPNQRGGGTDAPTLSEASLPDGKPQVS, from the coding sequence ATGGAGAATAGCAGCGAGCAAATGGCAAGAAAGACAGACAACGAGGATAAGAATAAGGAGGGGTTGCCTCTAGAGAGCAGTCCTTACTTGAAATACAGCGACTTGGAGGACTACAAACGCCAAGCTTATGGCACCGAGGGACACCAAGAAGTGAAGCCTAATCAACGTGGTGGCGGCACTGATGCTCCCACCCTTTCTGAAGCCAGCCTCCCTGATGGAAAACCACAAGTttcttga